From a single Gimesia fumaroli genomic region:
- a CDS encoding glycoside hydrolase family 88 protein encodes MKYPLLTSCLTLCLMNTLLFDSLFAAPIEARKPDLTIDFKTPVKKRLQSLQKHRALIHSAIGVTRKETPIPCVYSKEDLDFHTGKTRILLIGGLDGSKSSVDAVINAVSWFYGSPDAAPLREQFSLSAVPIANPDGWVLQRGPKNASHGNPTRGYPPMGAAYHSPTKPETEYLWRWIGMHAPDLVIDVREGNQFQWVIPVDSLSAARKLGKHLQPQIRPVFGWELVSSLAYKSPSDIGRLPALAVEVPQQNAPAFLPALLTGIQQSQFQGPSPARLELMRRLQRTPIQVATQLSKVYGNDLGRLSYLPVVSLISQIRLGELTGDHSRLPHVEQITQKYLSKNPNPLSNRGGGGMIAGHLLFSELAKATGNQQYLELAKRAADLGFNEQGNFRQSMPYHVEMSDAVFMSCPILAAVGRLTGEPRYYEMALRHWRFIQKLDQRPDGVYRNSPLSDAAWGRGNGFPALGLALVLSDLPLNSPLRQQFIEGHRQHLEALARHQDPTGMWHQVIDHPESYREMTSTCMITFAMIRGVREGWLDEKQYAPIIERAWNGIKTRVAFDGALVDVCTGTGKQTSVRGYFDRMAILGNDARGGAMAFLVSNEMAQWLNERANAEQQKLD; translated from the coding sequence ATGAAATATCCCCTGCTGACGTCCTGTTTGACACTCTGCTTAATGAATACACTTCTATTCGATTCGCTTTTCGCGGCACCGATTGAAGCCCGCAAACCAGATTTGACGATCGACTTCAAAACGCCGGTCAAAAAACGGCTGCAGTCGTTACAAAAACACCGTGCCCTGATTCACTCGGCCATTGGTGTCACCCGTAAAGAAACACCGATCCCCTGCGTTTATTCAAAAGAGGACCTGGACTTCCATACCGGGAAAACGCGGATTCTACTGATTGGTGGTCTCGATGGATCGAAGTCATCTGTCGATGCAGTGATCAATGCAGTTAGCTGGTTTTATGGATCCCCCGATGCGGCGCCGTTGCGAGAACAGTTTTCCCTGTCCGCCGTTCCGATTGCGAATCCGGATGGCTGGGTCTTGCAGCGAGGACCGAAAAATGCCTCGCATGGAAATCCGACCCGTGGCTATCCGCCTATGGGTGCCGCCTATCACAGCCCAACGAAACCAGAAACCGAATACCTGTGGCGCTGGATTGGCATGCACGCACCCGATCTCGTGATTGATGTTCGCGAGGGCAATCAGTTTCAGTGGGTGATTCCCGTGGATTCCCTTTCCGCGGCGCGCAAGCTGGGTAAACATCTGCAGCCGCAAATTCGACCCGTGTTTGGCTGGGAACTGGTTTCCAGTCTGGCTTATAAATCTCCTTCAGACATTGGTCGTTTACCTGCACTCGCCGTGGAAGTTCCTCAACAGAACGCGCCCGCATTTCTTCCCGCCCTGTTAACAGGAATTCAGCAAAGCCAGTTCCAGGGCCCTTCCCCGGCACGGTTGGAACTGATGCGGCGTCTGCAACGCACGCCGATTCAAGTCGCCACGCAACTTTCCAAAGTGTACGGCAATGATCTGGGACGCTTATCCTACCTGCCTGTGGTTTCACTGATCAGCCAGATTCGATTGGGAGAACTGACGGGCGACCATAGTCGATTGCCGCACGTGGAACAGATCACGCAGAAGTATCTTTCCAAGAACCCGAACCCTCTCAGTAACCGTGGCGGCGGCGGTATGATCGCCGGGCATCTGCTCTTTTCAGAACTGGCCAAAGCAACCGGGAACCAGCAATATCTCGAACTCGCAAAACGCGCTGCCGATCTGGGCTTTAATGAACAGGGGAATTTTCGTCAGTCGATGCCGTATCATGTGGAAATGAGTGATGCGGTTTTCATGTCGTGCCCCATCCTCGCCGCCGTCGGCCGTTTAACGGGAGAACCGCGGTATTATGAAATGGCGTTGCGCCACTGGCGATTCATACAGAAACTGGACCAACGACCGGACGGCGTTTATCGCAATTCGCCGCTCAGTGACGCCGCCTGGGGACGCGGGAACGGCTTCCCCGCGCTGGGACTGGCTCTGGTCCTTTCCGATCTTCCATTGAATTCTCCGTTGCGTCAACAGTTCATCGAAGGGCATCGTCAGCATCTGGAAGCACTTGCCCGCCATCAGGACCCAACCGGCATGTGGCATCAGGTGATTGATCATCCCGAAAGTTATCGCGAGATGACCAGCACCTGCATGATTACGTTTGCGATGATTCGTGGCGTCCGGGAAGGCTGGCTCGATGAAAAACAGTATGCTCCGATCATTGAACGGGCCTGGAACGGAATCAAAACCCGCGTCGCCTTCGATGGCGCACTCGTTGATGTCTGCACGGGAACCGGGAAACAGACCAGTGTCCGCGGTTACTTCGACCGCATGGCAATCCTGGGGAATGATGCTCGCGGCGGGGCGATGGCATTTCTCGTCTCTAATGAAATGGCCCAGTGGCTCAACGAACGGGCTAATGCCGAACAGCAGAAACTGGATTGA